One segment of Mycobacterium spongiae DNA contains the following:
- a CDS encoding PPE family protein → MLPPEINSLLMFTGAGSAPMLDAATAWDGLAAEVGTAASSFSSVTSELAGQAWQGAASAAMLAAAAPYAQYLATAAAKAVEAAGQARAAVSVFEAARAATIDPLAVVANRNSLVQLVVSNVFGQNAPAIAAVEGIYEEMWAADVAAMAGYHAGASAAVASLPGLALPPGLQQFLAGLPNLGNGNLGNANIGNGNIGFGNLGFGNSGEFNSGLTPGLPGNNNIGGGNNGNSNVGGGNIGDFNFGFGNHGVGNVGFGNAGPVDLSSGSLFGFSVAPGDNNMGIGNTGNNNVGLGNLGDGNFGGGNTGNANIGAGNTGNNNFGFGNTGSNNIGIGLSGDNQVGINLAGLLNSGSGNIGFGNSGTNNIGFFNSGDGNIGAFSAGTNTVFPGQINSFGFGNSGVGNLGFGNAGAGNFGFGNSGLLDTGFGNAGSLNTGGFNGNNVNTGFFNSGGANTGFGNGGHVNTGIGNAGNVNTGFGFTTSAGAVGIGATASSGFFNTGGGMSGVGNSGATAHSISGFFNSAAGALDNGVTSGLFNTGVTAAIGAFPSGELSGFNTGLFNTGTGNSGLFSLGQLVIQSGTAAAAAHLPALPALALPPGLQQVLADLPNLGNGNLGNANIGNGNIGFGNLGFGNSGEFNSGLTPGLPGNNNIGGGNNGNSNVGGGNIGDFNFGFGNHGVGNVGFGNAGPVDLSSGSLFGFSVAPGDNNMGIGNTGNNNVGLGNLGDGNFGGGNTGNANIGAGNTGNNNFGFGNTGSNNIGIGLTGDNQVGINLAGLLNSGSGNIGFGNSGTNNIGFFNSGDGNIGAFSAGTNTVFPGQINSFGFGNSGVGNLGFGNAGAGNFGFGNSGLLDTGFGNAGSLNTGGFNGNNVNTGFFNSGGANTGFGNGGHVNTGIGNAGNVNTGFGFTTSAGAVGIGATASSGFFNTGGGMSGVGNSGATAHSISGFFNSAAGALDNGVTSGLFNTGVTAAIGAFPSGELSGFNTGLFNTGTGNSGLFSLGQLVIQSGTAAAAAHLPALPALALPPGLQQVLADLPNLGNGNLGNANIGNGNIGFGNLGFGNSGEFNSGLTPGLPGNNNIGGGNNGNSNVGGGNIGDFNFGFGNHGVGNVGFGNAGPVDLSSGSLFGFSVAPGDNNMGIGNTGNNNVGLGNLGDGNFGGGNTGNANIGAGNTGNNNFGFGNTGSNNIGIGLSGDNQVGINLAGLLNSGSGNIGFGNSGTNNIGFFNSGDGNIGAFSAGTNTVFPGQINSFGFGNSGVGNLGFGNAGAGNFGFGNSGLLDTGFGNAGSLNTGGFNGNNVNTGFFNSGGANTGFGNGGHVNTGIGNAGNVNTGFGFTTSAGAVGIGATASSGFFNTGGGMSGVGNSGATAHSISGFFNSAAGALDNGVTSGLFNTGVTAAIGAFPSGELSGFNTGLFNTGTGNSGLFSLGQLVIQSGTAAAAAHLPALPALALPPGLQQVLADLPNLGNGNLGNANIGNGNIGFGNLGFGNSGEFNSGLTPGLPGNNNIGGGNNGNSNVGGGNIGDFNFGFGNHGVGNVGFGNAGPVDLSSGSLFGFSVAPGDNNMGIGNTGNNNVGLGNLGDGNFGGGNTGNANIGAGNTGNNNFGFGNTGSNNIGIGLSGDNQVGINLAGLLNSGSGNIGFGNSGTNNIGFFNSGDGNIGAFSAGTNTVFPGQINSFGFGNSGVGNLGFGNAGAGNFGFGNSGLLDTGFGNAGSLNTGGFNGNNVNTGFFNSGGANTGFGNGGHVNTGIGNAGNVNTGFGFTTSAGAVGIGATASSGFFNTGGGMSGVGNSGATAHSISGFFNSAAGALDNGVTSGLFNTGVTAAIGAFPSGALSGFNTGLFNTGTGNSGLFSLGQLVIQSGTAAAAAHLPALSLLPGFAAAAKQQ, encoded by the coding sequence ATGCTGCCACCGGAGATCAATTCATTGCTGATGTTCACGGGTGCGGGATCGGCACCCATGCTGGACGCGGCCACGGCCTGGGATGGGCTAGCCGCAGAGGTGGGGACCGCGGCGTCGTCGTTTTCATCGGTGACATCGGAGTTGGCGGGTCAGGCGTGGCAGGGTGCGGCCTCGGCGGCGATGTTGGCCGCGGCCGCGCCCTATGCGCAGTATCTGGCCACCGCCGCGGCCAAGGCCGTGGAGGCGGCCGGGCAGGCGCGTGCGGCGGTGAGTGTGTTTGAGGCTGCGCGTGCGGCGACGATTGATCCGTTGGCGGTGGTGGCGAATCGGAACTCGTTGGTGCAGTTGGTGGTGTCGAACGTCTTTGGGCAGAACGCGCCGGCGATCGCCGCGGTTGAGGGCATTTATGAGGAGATGTGGGCGGCCGACGTGGCGGCCATGGCCGGGTATCACGCCGGGGCGTCGGCGGCGGTGGCTTCGCTTCCCGGGTTGGCTTTGCCGCCGGGTTTGCAGCAGTTCTTGGCGGGCCTGCCGAATCTGGGTAACGGGAATTTGGGTAACGCCAATATCGGCAACGGCAATATCGGGTTCGGCAACCTGGGGTTCGGCAACAGTGGTGAGTTCAACAGTGGGCTCACCCCGGGGTTGCCGGGTAACAACAACATTGGTGGGGGCAACAACGGCAACAGCAATGTGGGTGGCGGCAACATCGGTGATTTCAACTTCGGGTTCGGTAACCATGGTGTCGGTAATGTCGGGTTCGGCAACGCCGGCCCGGTGGATCTGTCCAGTGGGAGTCTGTTTGGTTTTTCGGTGGCGCCGGGCGATAACAACATGGGTATCGGTAATACCGGCAACAACAACGTCGGGTTGGGCAACCTCGGGGATGGCAACTTCGGTGGCGGTAACACCGGCAACGCCAACATCGGTGCCGGTAACACCGGCAACAACAACTTCGGGTTCGGCAACACCGGCAGCAACAACATCGGGATCGGGCTGTCCGGTGACAATCAGGTGGGGATCAACCTGGCCGGGTTGTTGAATTCGGGCAGCGGCAACATCGGTTTCGGCAACTCGGGCACCAACAACATCGGGTTCTTCAACTCTGGTGACGGCAATATCGGTGCCTTCAGCGCGGGGACGAATACGGTGTTCCCGGGTCAGATCAATAGTTTCGGGTTCGGCAACTCCGGTGTCGGCAATCTGGGCTTCGGCAACGCCGGTGCCGGCAACTTCGGGTTCGGGAACTCGGGGTTGTTGGATACCGGTTTCGGTAATGCGGGTTCGCTCAATACCGGCGGGTTCAATGGCAATAACGTCAACACCGGGTTTTTCAACTCCGGTGGGGCCAACACCGGGTTCGGTAACGGTGGTCATGTCAACACCGGGATCGGCAACGCGGGCAATGTGAACACCGGTTTCGGGTTCACCACCAGTGCCGGTGCGGTCGGTATTGGTGCCACCGCCAGTTCGGGGTTCTTCAACACCGGGGGCGGGATGTCGGGAGTGGGTAACTCCGGGGCGACCGCCCACAGTATCTCCGGGTTTTTCAACTCCGCCGCCGGTGCGTTGGATAACGGAGTGACCTCAGGCTTGTTCAACACCGGGGTGACCGCGGCGATCGGGGCCTTCCCCAGCGGGGAACTCAGCGGGTTTAACACCGGCTTGTTCAACACCGGCACCGGCAACTCGGGCCTGTTCAGCCTCGGCCAACTCGTCATCCAATCCGGCACCGCCGCAGCCGCCGCCCACCTACCCGCCCTGCCCGCCCTGGCTTTGCCCCCGGGCCTGCAACAGGTCCTGGCCGACCTGCCGAATCTGGGTAACGGGAATTTGGGTAACGCCAATATCGGCAACGGCAATATCGGGTTCGGCAACCTGGGGTTCGGCAACAGTGGTGAGTTCAACAGTGGGCTCACCCCGGGGCTGCCGGGTAACAACAACATTGGTGGGGGCAACAACGGCAACAGCAATGTGGGTGGCGGCAACATCGGTGATTTCAACTTCGGGTTCGGTAACCATGGTGTCGGTAATGTCGGGTTCGGCAACGCCGGCCCGGTGGATCTGTCCAGTGGGAGTCTGTTTGGTTTTTCGGTGGCGCCGGGCGATAACAACATGGGTATCGGTAACACCGGCAACAACAACGTCGGGTTGGGCAACCTCGGGGATGGCAACTTCGGTGGCGGTAACACCGGCAACGCCAACATCGGTGCCGGCAACACCGGCAACAACAACTTCGGGTTCGGCAACACCGGCAGCAACAACATCGGGATCGGGCTGACCGGTGACAATCAGGTGGGGATCAACCTGGCCGGGTTGTTGAATTCGGGCAGCGGCAACATCGGTTTCGGCAACTCGGGCACCAACAACATCGGGTTCTTCAACTCTGGTGACGGCAATATCGGTGCCTTCAGCGCGGGGACGAATACGGTGTTCCCGGGTCAGATCAACAGTTTCGGGTTCGGCAACTCCGGTGTCGGCAATCTGGGCTTCGGCAACGCCGGTGCCGGCAACTTCGGGTTCGGGAACTCGGGGTTGTTGGATACCGGTTTCGGTAATGCGGGTTCGCTCAATACCGGCGGGTTCAATGGCAATAACGTCAACACCGGGTTTTTCAACTCCGGTGGGGCCAACACCGGGTTCGGTAACGGTGGTCATGTCAACACCGGGATCGGCAACGCGGGCAATGTGAACACCGGTTTCGGGTTCACCACCAGTGCCGGTGCGGTCGGTATTGGTGCCACGGCCAGTTCGGGGTTCTTCAACACCGGGGGCGGGATGTCGGGAGTGGGTAACTCCGGGGCGACCGCCCACAGTATCTCCGGGTTTTTCAACTCCGCCGCCGGTGCGTTGGATAACGGAGTGACCTCAGGCTTGTTCAACACCGGGGTGACCGCGGCGATCGGGGCCTTCCCCAGCGGGGAACTCAGCGGGTTTAACACCGGCTTGTTCAACACCGGCACCGGCAACTCGGGCCTGTTCAGCCTCGGCCAACTCGTCATCCAATCCGGCACCGCCGCAGCCGCCGCCCACCTACCCGCCCTGCCCGCCCTGGCTTTGCCCCCGGGCCTGCAGCAGGTCCTGGCCGACCTGCCGAATCTGGGTAACGGGAATTTGGGTAACGCCAATATCGGCAACGGCAATATCGGGTTCGGCAACCTGGGGTTCGGCAACAGTGGTGAGTTCAACAGTGGGCTCACCCCGGGGTTGCCGGGTAACAACAACATTGGTGGGGGCAACAACGGCAACAGCAATGTGGGTGGCGGCAACATCGGTGATTTCAACTTCGGGTTCGGTAACCATGGTGTCGGTAATGTCGGGTTCGGCAACGCCGGCCCGGTGGATCTGTCCAGTGGGAGTCTGTTTGGTTTTTCGGTGGCGCCGGGCGATAACAACATGGGTATCGGTAACACCGGCAACAACAACGTCGGGTTGGGCAACCTCGGGGATGGCAACTTCGGTGGCGGTAACACCGGCAACGCCAACATCGGTGCCGGCAACACCGGCAACAACAACTTCGGGTTCGGCAACACCGGCAGCAACAACATCGGGATCGGGCTGTCCGGTGACAATCAGGTGGGGATCAACCTGGCCGGGTTGTTGAATTCGGGCAGCGGCAACATCGGTTTCGGCAACTCCGGCACCAACAACATCGGGTTCTTCAACTCTGGTGACGGCAATATCGGTGCCTTCAGCGCGGGGACGAATACGGTGTTCCCGGGCCAGATCAATAGTTTCGGGTTCGGCAACTCCGGTGTCGGCAATCTGGGCTTCGGCAACGCCGGTGCCGGCAACTTCGGGTTCGGGAACTCGGGGTTGTTGGATACCGGTTTCGGTAATGCGGGCTCGCTCAATACCGGCGGGTTCAATGGCAATAACGTCAACACCGGGTTTTTCAACTCCGGTGGGGCCAACACCGGGTTCGGTAACGGTGGTCATGTCAACACCGGGATCGGCAACGCGGGCAATGTGAACACCGGTTTCGGGTTCACCACCAGTGCCGGTGCGGTCGGTATTGGTGCCACCGCCAGTTCGGGGTTCTTCAACACCGGGGGCGGGATGTCGGGAGTGGGTAACTCCGGGGCGACCGCCCACAGTATCTCCGGGTTTTTCAACTCCGCCGCCGGTGCGTTGGATAACGGAGTGACCTCAGGCTTGTTCAACACCGGGGTGACCGCGGCGATCGGGGCCTTCCCCAGCGGGGAACTCAGCGGGTTTAACACCGGCTTGTTCAACACCGGCACCGGCAACTCGGGCCTGTTCAGCCTCGGCCAACTCGTCATCCAATCCGGCACCGCCGCAGCCGCCGCCCACCTACCCGCCCTGCCCGCCCTGGCTTTGCCCCCGGGCCTGCAGCAGGTCCTGGCCGACCTGCCGAATCTGGGTAACGGGAATTTGGGTAACGCCAATATCGGCAACGGCAATATCGGGTTCGGCAACCTGGGGTTCGGCAACAGTGGTGAGTTCAACAGTGGGCTCACCCCGGGGTTGCCGGGTAACAACAACATTGGTGGGGGCAACAACGGCAACAGCAATGTGGGTGGCGGCAACATCGGTGATTTCAACTTCGGGTTCGGTAACCATGGTGTCGGTAATGTCGGGTTCGGCAACGCCGGCCCGGTGGATCTGTCCAGTGGGAGTCTGTTCGGTTTTTCGGTGGCGCCGGGCGATAACAACATGGGTATCGGTAACACCGGCAACAACAACGTCGGGTTGGGCAACCTCGGGGATGGCAACTTCGGTGGCGGTAACACCGGCAACGCCAACATCGGTGCCGGTAACACCGGCAACAACAACTTCGGGTTCGGCAACACCGGCAGCAACAACATCGGGATCGGGCTGTCCGGTGACAATCAGGTGGGGATCAACCTGGCCGGGTTGTTGAATTCGGGCAGCGGCAACATCGGTTTCGGCAACTCCGGCACCAACAACATCGGGTTCTTCAACTCTGGTGACGGCAATATCGGTGCCTTCAGCGCGGGGACGAATACGGTGTTCCCGGGCCAGATCAACAGTTTCGGGTTCGGCAACTCCGGTGTCGGCAATCTGGGCTTCGGCAACGCCGGTGCCGGCAACTTCGGGTTCGGGAACTCGGGGTTGTTGGATACCGGTTTCGGTAATGCGGGCTCGCTCAATACCGGCGGGTTCAATGGCAATAACGTCAACACCGGGTTTTTCAACTCCGGTGGGGCCAACACCGGGTTCGGTAACGGTGGTCATGTCAACACCGGGATCGGCAACGCGGGCAATGTGAACACCGGTTTCGGGTTCACCACCAGTGCCGGTGCGGTCGGTATTGGTGCCACCGCCAGTTCGGGGTTCTTCAACACCGGGGGCGGGATGTCGGGAGTGGGTAACTCCGGGGCGACCGCCCACAGTATCTCCGGGTTTTTCAACTCCGCCGCCGGTGCGTTGGATAACGGAGTGACCTCAGGCTTGTTCAACACCGGGGTGACCGCGGCGATCGGGGCCTTCCCCAGCGGTGCCCTCAGCGGGTTTAACACCGGCTTGTTCAACACCGGCACCGGCAACTCGGGCCTGTTCAGCCTCGGCCAACTCGTCATCCAATCCGGCACCGCCGCAGCCGCCGCCCACCTACCCGCCCTGAGCCTGCTCCCGGGCTTCGCCGCTGCGGCCAAGCAACAGTAA
- a CDS encoding TetR/AcrR family transcriptional regulator, whose product MNSSNGDSQRVDGRRLRYQNRRAEILDAAMAHLLENGINGMSFRALAAAVGVSHVTLRHHFGTKDELLGEIFGAIGSRLAVPDHFDADDIESIVQKLLLRSTQPETDRRTRLVFEVYGQAVQDPVEYRAFLDRMVTGWIEIIRDHALKAGCPHHEADNFATLLFAQIRGLQFDLLATGDNERIAAAFNTVIDGLRFQHARWAGAAQQWHQTGTR is encoded by the coding sequence ATGAACTCCAGCAATGGCGACAGCCAGCGTGTGGACGGCCGGCGGCTGCGGTACCAGAACCGGCGCGCCGAAATCCTCGACGCAGCCATGGCTCATCTGTTGGAGAACGGCATCAACGGAATGTCGTTTCGCGCACTTGCTGCGGCCGTGGGCGTATCGCATGTCACCCTGCGCCACCACTTCGGCACAAAGGACGAACTGCTAGGCGAAATCTTCGGCGCGATTGGCTCGCGGTTGGCGGTGCCCGATCACTTCGATGCTGATGACATCGAGTCGATCGTGCAGAAGCTGTTGCTGCGATCGACGCAGCCCGAGACTGACCGCCGGACGCGCCTGGTCTTCGAGGTCTACGGCCAAGCGGTGCAAGACCCGGTCGAGTACCGCGCGTTCCTTGATCGCATGGTCACCGGATGGATCGAAATCATTCGCGACCACGCCCTTAAGGCCGGGTGCCCCCACCACGAGGCCGACAACTTCGCAACGCTGTTGTTTGCGCAAATCCGAGGGCTTCAATTCGACCTGCTTGCCACCGGTGACAACGAGCGCATCGCTGCGGCGTTCAACACCGTCATCGACGGCCTCCGCTTTCAACACGCCCGATGGGCCGGAGCCGCTCAACAGTGGCATCAGACAGGCACGCGATGA
- a CDS encoding IS3 family transposase (programmed frameshift) has product MTTRKRHSPEQIMRKLATADRLLAKGMGTAAVCRELGVSEATYYRWRNQFGGLKADDAKRLKDLERENARLTRRLADAELEMIALKEIAKGKLLGPERRRAAVQHLQCALGVSERFACRVTGQPRATQRYQPAATTPDPDAALRDWLRSYAKKHPGRGFRPAYRDAVAEGWLVNHKKIQRLWREEGLRVSQHRRRNGQDGSMAPAATHADRPNRVWAVGFQFGTTIDGRPIRIMSIVDEHTRECLGGLIAYSITTEAIVSVLERLKAGRGTHPEVLRCHNGPELASAAMAQWSRGQSSLRFVPPGAPWRDGYIEWFNSRIRDECLNSNSFWSLNQARMLINDWKHNYNHHRRHAVLGHLPPARYAAKCAQQ; this is encoded by the exons ATGACGACGCGGAAGCGGCACAGCCCGGAGCAGATTATGCGCAAATTGGCGACGGCCGATCGGCTGTTGGCCAAAGGCATGGGAACCGCAGCGGTCTGCCGCGAGCTGGGCGTCTCGGAGGCGACGTATTACCGCTGGCGCAACCAGTTTGGTGGCTTGAAAGCTGATGACGCCAAACGGCTCAAAGACCTTGAGCGAGAAAACGCCAGACTCACGCGTCGGCTCGCCGATGCCGAGTTGGAGATGATCGCGCTAAAGGAGATCGCGA AAGGGAAACTTCTAGGCCCGGAACGTCGGCGGGCGGCCGTTCAACATCTCCAGTGCGCGCTGGGGGTCAGTGAGCGGTTCGCGTGCCGGGTTACCGGGCAGCCCCGCGCTACTCAGCGATACCAGCCTGCAGCCACGACGCCGGATCCCGATGCGGCGTTGCGAGATTGGCTGCGCAGCTACGCGAAGAAGCATCCAGGACGTGGGTTCCGGCCAGCGTATCGCGATGCCGTTGCTGAAGGCTGGTTGGTCAATCACAAGAAGATTCAACGACTTTGGCGCGAAGAGGGGTTGCGGGTCTCGCAACACCGTCGTCGCAATGGCCAAGACGGCTCGATGGCGCCCGCGGCGACGCACGCCGACAGGCCCAACCGCGTGTGGGCAGTGGGTTTCCAATTCGGGACCACCATCGACGGACGACCGATCAGGATCATGTCCATCGTCGATGAGCACACCCGCGAATGCCTCGGAGGACTGATCGCATACAGCATCACCACCGAAGCCATTGTCTCCGTGCTCGAAAGGCTCAAAGCCGGCCGTGGAACTCATCCGGAAGTGTTGCGCTGTCACAACGGTCCCGAATTGGCCAGCGCGGCAATGGCACAATGGTCCCGGGGACAATCAAGTCTGCGCTTCGTCCCGCCCGGGGCGCCGTGGCGCGACGGCTACATCGAATGGTTCAACTCACGCATACGCGATGAGTGCCTCAACTCCAACAGCTTCTGGTCACTGAATCAGGCCCGGATGCTCATCAACGATTGGAAGCACAACTACAACCACCACCGACGCCATGCCGTGCTCGGCCACTTACCACCTGCCCGCTACGCCGCAAAGTGTGCCCAGCAATAA
- a CDS encoding phospholipase C, whose protein sequence is MSNRKDRVVSKHPVDGMSRREFMAKVAAATSAGAMMSLAGPVIEKAYGAGPCGGHLTDIEHFVFMLQENRSFDHYFGSLSGVDGFDSGSPLFAQAGWNPETQSVDPAGVTIPYRFDTTRGPLINGACVNDPGHQWIDMHRAFNNGANDNWLPAQAQAQTLQGNIPVTMGFYTRQDQPIHYLLADTFTLCDAYHCSLIGGTSPNRLYWMSAWIDPDGVDGGPLLIDPTIQPQGNFTWRTMPDNLSDAGITWKVYQNKLLGALNNTVLGYNGMLVDFQQAQNPRSEMARRGIAPSYPFNFAADVLANRLPQVSWVLPGFQVSEHPSLPITPAFGGTAIVNILRILLSNPAVWEKTALIVSFDENGGFFDHVIPPTAPPGTPGEFVTVPDIDSVTGSGGIRGPIGLGYRVPCFIISPFSRGPLLVSDTFDHTSQLRLLETRFGVPVPNLTAWRRGVTGDMTSTFNFAAPPNASTPFLNHPLLKAVPQQVQCVPDTATTLAKLTPPYRVPFPQVMPTQETTPVRGTPSGPC, encoded by the coding sequence ATGTCCAACAGGAAGGACAGGGTGGTGAGCAAACACCCAGTCGACGGCATGTCGCGGCGAGAGTTCATGGCGAAGGTCGCGGCCGCAACCAGCGCTGGCGCCATGATGTCGTTGGCCGGTCCGGTGATCGAAAAGGCCTACGGCGCTGGCCCGTGTGGTGGCCACTTGACCGACATCGAGCACTTCGTGTTCATGCTGCAGGAGAACCGGTCGTTTGATCACTACTTCGGTTCGCTCTCGGGCGTTGACGGGTTCGACAGCGGGTCGCCACTTTTTGCCCAGGCCGGTTGGAACCCTGAGACACAGTCGGTTGACCCCGCCGGCGTCACCATCCCGTATCGGTTCGACACCACCCGCGGCCCACTGATTAACGGCGCGTGTGTCAACGATCCCGGCCACCAATGGATCGACATGCACCGGGCATTTAACAATGGCGCCAACGACAATTGGTTGCCCGCGCAGGCCCAAGCGCAAACGTTGCAGGGCAACATCCCGGTGACGATGGGTTTCTACACGCGTCAAGACCAACCGATCCACTATCTGCTAGCCGACACGTTCACCCTGTGCGACGCCTACCACTGTTCGCTGATCGGCGGGACCTCGCCGAATCGGCTGTACTGGATGAGTGCCTGGATCGATCCCGACGGTGTCGACGGTGGTCCACTGCTGATAGACCCCACCATCCAACCGCAGGGCAACTTCACTTGGCGCACCATGCCGGACAACCTCAGCGATGCCGGCATCACGTGGAAGGTGTACCAAAACAAGCTTCTCGGCGCACTCAACAACACAGTCCTCGGCTACAACGGGATGCTTGTTGATTTCCAACAGGCCCAAAATCCGCGCTCCGAGATGGCCCGGCGGGGCATAGCCCCGAGCTATCCCTTTAACTTCGCCGCCGATGTCCTCGCCAACAGGCTGCCCCAGGTTTCCTGGGTACTGCCCGGTTTTCAGGTATCCGAACATCCGTCATTGCCGATAACACCGGCATTCGGCGGCACCGCGATCGTCAACATCCTCCGCATATTGCTGTCCAATCCCGCGGTGTGGGAAAAGACCGCGCTGATCGTCAGCTTTGACGAAAACGGAGGTTTCTTTGACCACGTCATACCGCCTACTGCGCCGCCGGGAACTCCCGGCGAGTTCGTCACGGTGCCCGATATCGACAGCGTCACCGGTTCCGGCGGCATCCGTGGGCCGATTGGTCTGGGCTATCGCGTCCCCTGCTTTATCATTTCGCCATTCAGCCGCGGCCCGCTGTTGGTCAGTGACACTTTCGACCACACCTCGCAGCTGCGGTTGCTCGAGACACGGTTCGGTGTGCCAGTTCCCAACCTGACCGCTTGGCGAAGAGGTGTGACCGGCGATATGACGTCAACCTTCAACTTCGCCGCGCCGCCGAACGCGTCCACACCGTTTCTCAACCACCCGCTATTGAAGGCGGTGCCGCAACAGGTGCAATGCGTCCCCGACACCGCAACAACCCTTGCGAAGCTGACTCCTCCTTATCGGGTGCCGTTCCCGCAGGTAATGCCCACGCAGGAGACCACACCCGTGCGCGGAACTCCCAGCGGTCCGTGCTGA